From one Brevibacterium sp. 'Marine' genomic stretch:
- a CDS encoding gamma-glutamyltransferase has protein sequence MSFTTPPEFTTRPTLEGHFGMAASTHWLATAASQAVLERGGNAFDAAVAGAFLLHVVEPHLNGPAGDMTGVFATAEEPSAPKIMMGQGPAPAAASIEHFRSEGLDMVPGAGALAAAVPGAVDSWLNLLEHHGTWDLADVLEFAIDYADNGHPVLARTVGTIEKVRELFIEHWPTSAAQWMPDGEVPNAGDLIFNHAYADVLRRLISAGDDAETREERIQAARREWKTGFVAEAITEFIKAPHRHSTGTDHAGVMTLEDIASFDAHFEEPVTIDFRGYQVAKIAAWGQGPVLLQTLKILESFDDDRLDPSTELGAHTILEALKLAMADRDTYYGDNDVDLEWLLSEEYAAQRRELIGSTASHDFRPGTDRAGVAPTFLPPLTLEGADREALIKAGIGEPTVQKNGVNNGDTCHIDVVDRWGNIISATPSGGWIQSSPTIPELGFCLGTRLQMMWLDESAPSALNPGKRPRTTLTPTLISKDGEPIVALGSPGGDQQEQWQLLLILRMLVGGYAAQEAIDAPALHTTALAGSFWPRTWVPGGAVVEDRLGDDVINGLISRGHEVTRAGDWDLGRLSCVTRDPRTGRLTAGANPRGAQGYAAGR, from the coding sequence TTGTCATTCACCACACCCCCCGAGTTCACGACCAGACCTACTCTTGAAGGTCATTTCGGCATGGCCGCGTCAACACATTGGTTGGCGACCGCGGCTTCGCAGGCAGTCCTTGAAAGAGGAGGCAACGCTTTCGACGCTGCAGTGGCAGGAGCCTTTCTGCTGCATGTTGTCGAGCCGCATCTCAACGGGCCCGCCGGCGACATGACCGGTGTCTTTGCAACAGCAGAGGAGCCGTCCGCTCCGAAGATCATGATGGGGCAGGGCCCAGCTCCGGCTGCAGCCAGCATCGAGCACTTCCGGAGCGAAGGTCTTGACATGGTCCCCGGTGCGGGGGCACTTGCCGCAGCTGTCCCAGGGGCGGTCGATTCGTGGCTCAACCTTCTCGAACACCACGGTACCTGGGACCTGGCCGACGTTCTCGAATTCGCGATCGACTATGCAGACAACGGTCATCCCGTACTTGCTCGAACAGTCGGGACCATCGAAAAGGTCAGGGAGCTCTTCATCGAGCATTGGCCGACGTCTGCTGCGCAGTGGATGCCAGACGGTGAAGTTCCGAACGCTGGCGATCTGATCTTCAACCACGCGTATGCCGATGTCCTGCGTCGCCTGATCTCTGCTGGGGATGACGCTGAAACTCGAGAGGAGAGGATTCAGGCAGCTCGACGTGAATGGAAGACAGGGTTCGTGGCTGAAGCGATCACCGAGTTCATCAAAGCACCGCACCGGCATTCGACCGGCACTGACCATGCAGGGGTCATGACCCTGGAAGACATCGCTTCCTTCGATGCCCATTTTGAGGAGCCGGTGACAATCGACTTCCGAGGGTATCAGGTAGCCAAAATCGCGGCCTGGGGCCAGGGCCCTGTGCTGCTGCAGACTCTGAAGATCCTCGAGAGCTTCGACGACGACCGTCTCGATCCCTCGACCGAACTGGGTGCCCACACAATCCTCGAAGCGCTCAAACTTGCGATGGCCGACAGGGACACCTACTACGGCGACAACGATGTGGACCTTGAGTGGCTCCTCAGCGAGGAGTATGCGGCTCAGCGCCGCGAGCTCATCGGCTCGACTGCATCGCACGATTTCCGTCCCGGCACTGACCGCGCAGGAGTCGCACCCACGTTCCTGCCTCCGTTGACCTTGGAAGGGGCGGATAGAGAAGCCTTGATCAAGGCGGGCATCGGCGAACCGACCGTGCAGAAGAACGGTGTGAACAACGGAGACACCTGCCATATCGACGTTGTTGACCGTTGGGGAAATATTATCTCCGCTACCCCGTCCGGAGGTTGGATTCAGTCTTCCCCGACAATCCCCGAACTTGGGTTCTGTCTCGGCACGCGTCTGCAGATGATGTGGTTGGATGAATCGGCTCCGTCGGCGCTGAATCCGGGCAAGCGTCCCAGGACGACACTGACGCCAACCTTGATCTCAAAGGACGGTGAGCCGATCGTCGCCCTCGGATCTCCGGGAGGTGATCAACAGGAACAGTGGCAGCTGCTGTTGATTCTGAGGATGCTCGTCGGCGGTTATGCGGCGCAGGAAGCAATTGACGCCCCAGCTCTGCATACGACCGCGTTGGCGGGTTCCTTCTGGCCCCGTACGTGGGTGCCGGGAGGAGCGGTCGTTGAGGACCGCCTCGGCGATGATGTCATCAACGGACTCATCTCACGTGGACACGAAGTGACCCGTGCCGGGGATTGGGACCTTGGGCGTCTGTCATGTGTGACTCGCGATCCGAGGACGGGCCGACTGACGGCGGGAGCCAACCCACGCGGTGCTCAGGGCTACGCGGCGGGCAGGTGA
- a CDS encoding ABC transporter ATP-binding protein: MVEEFVLEVSGLEVSYESPVLHDVNFTLEPGERLALVGQSGSGKSTSIGAILGLLPGAGKVSSGSVKYRGEELVGASRQRMQALRGRSIALVPQDPMASLNPSMRVGDQIGDALRTYGMTNSSEVTKRVIELMTDAGIPDPENRRRSYPHEFSGGMRQRVLIAIALAGDPDLIIADEPTSALDVTVQKQILDHLQELVTERGLSLLFVTHDLGVAGERTDTILVMHQGSVVERGAPEQVLGNPQHEYTQSLVKAAPSLVVESAVETADAVESDSDEKAMDLVLEVNDLHKVYKLRGRGREVHALRGVSLSARRGKTTAVIGESGSGKSTIAKIVLGLEKATSGEVLAGGRNVDATTRSERSILRRFSQPVFQDPFSSLNPMWSVERIIREPLDVFKIGNRADRSKKVADVLDQVALTKTMLERRPSELSGGQRQRIAIARALISEPELLICDEAVSALDVLVQEQILDLLRNLQNDLDVSCLFITHDLAVVANLADDVVVMKSGEIVESGTTQDVIERPQAEYTQRLLAAVPGFGLLNV, encoded by the coding sequence ATGGTCGAAGAATTCGTGCTTGAAGTGTCGGGACTCGAAGTCTCCTACGAGTCCCCGGTGCTCCACGACGTCAATTTCACCCTGGAACCCGGCGAACGTCTGGCGCTGGTCGGCCAGTCCGGATCGGGTAAGTCGACATCCATCGGGGCCATCTTGGGGCTGCTGCCTGGTGCCGGAAAGGTCAGCAGCGGATCAGTGAAGTACCGCGGAGAAGAACTTGTCGGCGCAAGCCGTCAGCGAATGCAGGCGCTGCGGGGGCGATCGATTGCTCTTGTTCCGCAGGACCCGATGGCCAGCCTCAACCCGAGCATGCGAGTCGGAGATCAGATCGGCGATGCGCTCCGTACATACGGGATGACGAATTCGTCGGAGGTCACAAAACGCGTCATCGAACTCATGACTGACGCTGGGATCCCCGACCCAGAGAATCGGCGGAGGTCGTACCCGCACGAATTCTCTGGCGGGATGAGGCAGCGTGTGCTCATCGCCATAGCCTTGGCCGGAGACCCAGATCTGATCATCGCGGACGAGCCGACTTCGGCTCTCGACGTGACAGTGCAGAAGCAGATTCTTGATCACCTGCAGGAGTTGGTGACCGAACGCGGACTGTCTCTCCTGTTCGTTACTCACGACCTTGGGGTGGCGGGGGAGCGGACAGACACGATTCTCGTCATGCATCAGGGGTCCGTCGTGGAGCGCGGCGCCCCCGAGCAGGTCTTGGGCAACCCGCAACATGAGTACACTCAGTCACTTGTCAAAGCCGCGCCGAGTCTGGTGGTGGAGAGCGCCGTTGAAACGGCAGATGCTGTCGAATCTGACAGTGACGAGAAAGCCATGGACTTGGTTTTGGAAGTCAATGATCTGCACAAGGTCTACAAGCTTCGAGGGCGCGGCCGAGAAGTTCATGCTCTGCGTGGAGTGAGTCTGTCAGCGCGGCGTGGAAAGACCACCGCGGTGATCGGTGAATCCGGATCAGGAAAGTCGACGATCGCGAAGATCGTATTGGGGCTGGAGAAAGCGACGAGTGGGGAGGTACTCGCTGGCGGCAGAAATGTTGACGCGACCACTCGTTCTGAGCGCAGCATCCTGCGACGATTCAGCCAACCGGTATTCCAGGATCCCTTCTCCTCCCTGAACCCGATGTGGAGCGTCGAGCGAATCATTCGGGAGCCTCTTGATGTGTTCAAGATCGGCAATCGTGCTGATCGGTCGAAGAAGGTTGCAGATGTCCTTGACCAGGTGGCTCTAACGAAGACAATGCTTGAGCGGCGCCCGTCCGAACTCTCGGGCGGTCAACGTCAGAGGATAGCCATTGCGCGCGCACTGATCAGTGAGCCTGAGCTCCTGATCTGTGATGAAGCAGTGTCTGCGCTCGACGTGCTGGTCCAGGAGCAGATCCTTGATCTGCTGCGGAATCTGCAGAACGACTTGGACGTCAGCTGCCTGTTCATCACTCACGATCTTGCAGTAGTTGCGAACTTGGCAGACGATGTTGTTGTGATGAAAAGCGGAGAGATCGTCGAGTCGGGCACCACACAAGATGTGATTGAGAGGCCTCAGGCCGAATATACGCAGCGGCTACTCGCCGCTGTACCTGGTTTCGGTCTGCTCAATGTCTGA
- a CDS encoding GntR family transcriptional regulator has product MSDSAPTLSLSPDSGSVGARIRADIIGGRLEPGAKLREAALAEKYEVSRIPIREALRSLEAEGLVESRKYSGSVVAPSPVEDAEDLFEIRIVLEAATAKRAARRAAALNASDVPDLKWREQRKEINDILGAGDIVIEQERFEDLAVLNMRFHFAIAELSGSLSFVSLLRQISGKIEWLYSLNVTRRGPQAWPEHREIIAAIDAGQVERAAEVMARHVRRSRDSYFAMMSDPSR; this is encoded by the coding sequence ATGTCTGATTCCGCTCCAACACTTTCGCTCTCACCGGACAGCGGCAGCGTCGGCGCCCGGATCCGAGCCGACATCATCGGTGGGCGGCTCGAGCCGGGAGCCAAACTGCGTGAAGCTGCGCTGGCTGAGAAGTACGAGGTGTCTCGGATTCCGATTCGGGAGGCTCTGCGCTCGCTCGAAGCGGAGGGGCTGGTCGAGTCGCGGAAGTACAGTGGCTCGGTCGTCGCTCCGTCGCCGGTCGAGGATGCTGAGGATCTGTTCGAGATTCGCATCGTGCTCGAGGCGGCGACGGCCAAACGCGCGGCCCGGCGGGCGGCGGCGCTCAATGCCAGCGATGTTCCTGACCTGAAGTGGAGGGAGCAGCGCAAAGAGATCAACGACATTCTCGGGGCCGGTGACATTGTTATCGAGCAGGAACGGTTCGAGGATCTCGCGGTGCTGAACATGCGATTCCACTTCGCGATCGCTGAGCTCAGTGGGAGTCTGTCGTTTGTCAGTCTGCTGCGGCAGATCTCGGGCAAGATCGAATGGCTGTATTCGCTTAACGTGACTCGACGAGGACCGCAGGCGTGGCCCGAGCATCGTGAAATCATCGCGGCTATCGACGCGGGTCAAGTCGAGCGGGCAGCCGAAGTGATGGCCCGGCACGTGCGCCGCAGCCGCGACTCCTACTTCGCCATGATGTCCGATCCTTCCCGCTAG
- a CDS encoding SRPBCC family protein: MTTTDTAADYSTLKLDVPEGVQTVSITRDFAATPDKVFRAHIDPELFVKWCGPDSITNTIREWNATTGGNWSYVSNDDRGEYAFFGSFHEVRENERIVQTFTFEGFPDAVNLEILKLTDLGDGRTRLTSTSIFDSVESRDGMVASGMEHGIVEGYNKLDRLLA; the protein is encoded by the coding sequence ATGACCACCACAGACACTGCAGCCGACTATTCGACTCTCAAGCTCGACGTCCCCGAGGGCGTGCAGACCGTCTCGATCACACGCGACTTCGCCGCGACGCCGGACAAGGTGTTCCGGGCCCACATCGACCCCGAACTCTTCGTCAAGTGGTGCGGACCGGATTCGATCACGAACACGATCCGCGAATGGAATGCGACGACCGGCGGGAACTGGAGCTACGTCTCGAACGACGATCGCGGCGAATACGCGTTCTTCGGCTCGTTCCACGAGGTGCGGGAGAACGAACGAATCGTCCAGACCTTCACCTTCGAAGGGTTCCCGGACGCGGTCAATCTCGAGATTCTCAAGCTCACCGACCTCGGTGACGGACGGACCAGGCTGACGTCGACCTCGATCTTCGACTCGGTCGAGTCCCGCGACGGCATGGTCGCCTCGGGCATGGAGCACGGCATCGTCGAGGGCTACAACAAACTCGACCGCCTCCTCGCCTAA
- a CDS encoding metalloregulator ArsR/SmtB family transcription factor: MADQLSKVFAALADPTRRDMVARLSVADSTVNELAEPYDVSLQAVSKHLKVLEDSGLVSRTRDAQRRPVHLEDNVFDLMTKWIERYKQQAEERYQRLDAVLEAMNADEATNDSDSSAASAKGSDDSAPHSTDRKSRKGA, translated from the coding sequence ATGGCCGATCAATTGTCCAAGGTCTTCGCCGCCCTGGCCGACCCGACGAGACGGGACATGGTGGCCCGCCTCAGCGTCGCGGATTCGACGGTGAACGAACTCGCCGAACCCTACGACGTGAGCCTGCAGGCCGTATCGAAACATCTCAAGGTGCTCGAGGACTCCGGACTGGTCTCCCGCACCCGCGACGCCCAGCGCAGACCGGTCCACCTCGAAGACAATGTGTTCGATCTGATGACGAAATGGATCGAAAGATACAAGCAGCAGGCAGAGGAACGCTACCAGCGCCTCGACGCCGTCCTCGAAGCGATGAACGCGGACGAGGCAACGAACGATTCGGACTCGAGCGCCGCCTCGGCGAAGGGATCCGATGACTCAGCACCACACTCAACCGACAGAAAATCACGCAAAGGAGCATGA
- a CDS encoding amino acid permease: MPTLRQQLFRIKPVPRQKEDVETDLKRTIGLFSLTMVGVGSTIGTGIFFILSESVPVAGPAVIWSFVIAGLVAGLAVICYAELAGSVPVSGSSYSYAYATLGELPAMGVAACLLLEYGVAGAAVAVGWSQYVNQLLFNLFGFEIPHALAYAPEEGGIVNLPAILLLAMCCFLLVRGTGESIVVNAIMVCLKVGVLIFFICVGVTGWDSNNFADFAPFGISGVVAGSGLIFFSYVGMDAVATAGDETKNPKKTMPRALIAALIIVTSVYVLVAVAALSAQPWEEFDGQTAGLSAILENIVGSQWPGTIVAAGAVISIFSVTLVSIYGQSRILFTMAGDGMMPKLFRDVNPRTLTPVKGTIVVTVVIAILAGFIPLNFLAEMTSIGTLVAFVVVSLAVIILRVREPNLERGFKVPFYPVLPVLSIIGCFWIISSLQVITIVVFVIWTAFILGLYVIFGRKSSVLGKQLAEEGPTNPDSAGTDSTGGSK; encoded by the coding sequence ATGCCCACACTGCGACAGCAGCTGTTCCGGATCAAACCGGTTCCGCGGCAGAAGGAAGACGTCGAGACCGACCTCAAGCGCACCATCGGGCTGTTCTCGCTGACGATGGTCGGCGTCGGGTCGACGATCGGCACCGGCATCTTCTTCATCCTCTCCGAATCCGTGCCCGTGGCGGGACCGGCAGTGATCTGGTCATTCGTCATCGCCGGTCTCGTCGCTGGCCTCGCGGTCATCTGCTACGCCGAACTCGCCGGCTCCGTCCCCGTGTCCGGTTCCTCCTATTCATATGCGTACGCGACCCTCGGGGAGCTGCCGGCGATGGGTGTGGCCGCCTGCCTCCTCCTCGAATACGGCGTCGCGGGAGCTGCCGTCGCGGTCGGTTGGTCGCAGTACGTCAACCAGCTGCTGTTCAACCTCTTCGGATTCGAGATCCCGCACGCCCTGGCCTACGCTCCCGAGGAAGGCGGCATCGTCAACCTCCCAGCGATCCTGCTGCTCGCGATGTGCTGCTTCCTGTTGGTCCGCGGCACCGGCGAGTCCATCGTCGTCAACGCGATCATGGTCTGCCTCAAGGTCGGCGTCCTCATCTTCTTCATCTGCGTCGGCGTCACCGGCTGGGACTCGAACAACTTCGCTGACTTCGCGCCCTTCGGCATCTCCGGAGTCGTCGCCGGATCGGGCCTGATCTTCTTCAGCTATGTCGGCATGGACGCCGTCGCCACCGCCGGCGATGAGACGAAGAACCCGAAGAAGACGATGCCCAGAGCCCTCATCGCCGCCCTCATCATCGTCACCTCCGTCTACGTCCTCGTCGCCGTCGCCGCCCTGTCTGCCCAGCCGTGGGAGGAATTCGACGGTCAGACCGCCGGCCTGTCGGCCATTCTCGAGAACATCGTCGGCTCCCAATGGCCCGGCACGATCGTCGCTGCCGGTGCGGTGATCTCGATCTTCTCCGTCACCCTGGTCTCCATCTACGGCCAGTCCCGAATCCTGTTCACGATGGCCGGCGACGGAATGATGCCCAAGCTCTTCCGCGACGTCAATCCCCGCACGCTCACCCCGGTCAAGGGCACGATCGTCGTCACCGTCGTCATCGCGATACTCGCGGGGTTCATCCCGCTCAACTTCCTCGCCGAGATGACCTCGATCGGCACCCTCGTCGCCTTCGTCGTCGTGTCCCTGGCCGTGATCATCCTCCGCGTGCGCGAACCGAACCTCGAACGCGGCTTCAAGGTCCCGTTCTATCCCGTCCTGCCGGTGCTCTCGATCATCGGCTGCTTCTGGATCATCTCGAGCCTGCAGGTCATCACGATCGTCGTCTTCGTCATCTGGACCGCCTTTATCCTGGGCTTGTACGTCATCTTCGGCCGTAAGTCCTCGGTCCTCGGCAAACAGCTCGCCGAGGAGGGGCCCACCAATCCCGATTCCGCCGGAACGGACTCCACAGGAGGATCCAAATGA
- a CDS encoding universal stress protein produces MSIVVGLAPGQDNRAAVELGIVLARTYRRRIVATAVDSAAFPMAPVHFESQYEKRFRTVAEAALDEARALIPSDIESECVLHSARSSRRGLLEMCEKTDAYRLVVGPSAEGKPGKIALGSVSNGLLHSARLPVALAPAGFQASEGARLERITAAYSGSSTSADLILGAAMVSAESDVPFRIASFAPRSRVVASANVPFDMESRVIDEWTKTVQRDTDKILCSIEQLHIKPGETDVVVGTGADWAAALGAVEWKHPEVMMLGSSGLGALKRVSLGSHAMRILQNSPVPIVVVPRRAKADYIRQQTV; encoded by the coding sequence ATGAGCATTGTCGTCGGTCTTGCCCCAGGTCAGGACAACCGCGCTGCCGTCGAACTGGGGATCGTCCTCGCCCGGACCTATCGGCGCCGGATCGTCGCGACGGCTGTCGACTCCGCCGCCTTTCCGATGGCACCCGTGCACTTCGAGAGCCAGTATGAGAAGAGGTTCCGCACCGTCGCCGAGGCGGCACTCGACGAAGCGCGTGCGCTCATTCCCAGCGATATCGAGTCCGAATGCGTCCTCCACTCTGCGCGGTCGTCACGTCGCGGTCTGCTCGAGATGTGTGAGAAGACCGATGCCTATCGACTTGTCGTCGGGCCGTCGGCAGAGGGGAAGCCTGGCAAGATCGCGCTCGGGTCGGTGTCGAACGGTCTGCTGCACAGTGCACGGCTGCCGGTGGCCCTGGCTCCGGCCGGGTTCCAGGCCTCGGAGGGGGCGCGGCTGGAGCGGATCACGGCCGCGTATTCGGGGTCGTCCACCTCGGCGGATCTCATCCTCGGTGCTGCGATGGTCTCGGCGGAGTCGGACGTGCCGTTCCGCATCGCCTCGTTCGCACCGCGTTCGCGCGTGGTCGCCTCGGCGAACGTGCCCTTCGATATGGAGTCGCGCGTCATCGACGAGTGGACGAAGACCGTCCAGCGCGACACGGATAAGATCCTGTGCTCGATCGAACAGCTGCACATCAAACCTGGTGAGACGGACGTCGTCGTGGGAACGGGCGCCGATTGGGCTGCGGCCCTCGGGGCTGTCGAGTGGAAGCACCCGGAAGTGATGATGCTCGGGTCCTCCGGGCTGGGTGCGCTCAAGCGAGTCTCGCTCGGCAGCCACGCGATGCGGATCCTGCAGAACTCTCCGGTGCCGATCGTCGTCGTACCCCGTCGAGCGAAGGCCGATTACATCCGCCAGCAGACCGTGTGA
- a CDS encoding SMP-30/gluconolactonase/LRE family protein: MAANIEVLLDIKTTLGEGPLWDADSQRLHWIDSADGRIFRSTVDGRELRCWEVGEPVGSIAAGADNTYFLAALKSGLYRIDMRSGAKELLVNPEPDRPRNRLNDGKVDRQGRFVFGSMDTLEEEASGKLYSYDVDGQISVLDTGIICSNGPCFSPDGSTLYFSDTWTGEIWAYSYDVQTGKVSERRTFTTVDTSAGGAADGATVDSEGYLWQALVYSGSIVRYAPDGQVDRVLEMPVLKATSLNFGGPDLDTLFVTSMAKPPLPRFPDDSQMRGSLFAVTGLGVNGIPEPRYGK, translated from the coding sequence ATGGCAGCAAATATTGAAGTGCTTTTGGACATCAAGACGACGTTGGGTGAAGGTCCACTTTGGGATGCTGACTCGCAGCGCCTACATTGGATCGACAGCGCCGATGGGAGAATTTTTCGTTCCACCGTTGATGGCCGCGAACTGCGGTGTTGGGAAGTCGGTGAGCCTGTTGGATCCATAGCAGCAGGTGCAGACAACACCTATTTTCTTGCTGCGTTGAAAAGTGGGCTCTATCGCATCGACATGCGAAGCGGAGCAAAAGAACTATTAGTCAATCCAGAGCCTGACCGCCCAAGGAATCGCCTGAACGACGGCAAAGTAGATCGCCAGGGGCGATTTGTATTCGGTTCGATGGACACTTTGGAAGAAGAGGCTTCCGGTAAGTTGTACTCGTATGACGTCGATGGTCAGATCTCTGTCCTCGACACAGGAATCATCTGTTCGAACGGCCCATGTTTCAGCCCGGATGGCTCAACTCTCTATTTCTCAGACACGTGGACAGGTGAGATCTGGGCCTACAGCTATGACGTGCAGACGGGAAAAGTATCTGAGCGGAGGACTTTTACGACGGTTGATACTAGTGCCGGTGGCGCCGCAGATGGTGCCACGGTCGATTCTGAAGGGTACCTTTGGCAGGCGCTGGTCTACAGCGGGAGCATTGTTCGCTATGCCCCGGATGGGCAGGTGGACCGGGTTCTCGAGATGCCAGTCCTCAAAGCGACTAGTCTCAATTTCGGCGGTCCTGATTTGGACACCTTGTTTGTCACATCGATGGCAAAACCGCCCTTGCCACGTTTCCCTGACGACAGTCAGATGAGAGGTTCGCTCTTTGCTGTGACCGGCCTCGGAGTCAATGGAATTCCCGAACCCAGGTACGGGAAGTGA
- a CDS encoding MFS transporter: MNSTILKSLGSIHRYSWVSLLVCWLIWVINAYDREIILRLGPSISKSFDLSPDAWGVIAALIMLSLAVMPIPGSAMSDKYGGGEKRAKFQVPLVIGMAVLSFVSGLKFISHNIVLFFALRFGVNLGAGWGEPVGVSNTAEWWPKERRGFALGAHHTGYPIGSLLSGIMAAAVLSWFGPEGWSYAFFLAIIVAVPVMLFWAKYSTRDKIVTLYKDFDAKGLTRPDAIENLQGHAKGLLKRTVTTPAITVTAVTTLLTQIV; encoded by the coding sequence ATGAACTCAACGATCCTCAAATCTCTCGGCTCCATTCACCGGTACTCATGGGTGTCGCTCCTTGTCTGCTGGTTGATCTGGGTCATCAATGCCTACGACCGAGAGATCATCTTGCGCCTTGGGCCCTCGATCTCGAAGTCTTTTGACCTCTCTCCCGATGCATGGGGAGTCATCGCCGCACTCATAATGCTCTCATTGGCAGTTATGCCGATCCCAGGCTCTGCAATGAGCGATAAATATGGCGGTGGTGAGAAGCGCGCCAAATTCCAGGTGCCACTCGTGATCGGTATGGCAGTCCTGTCTTTCGTCTCTGGGCTCAAATTCATCAGCCACAATATTGTCTTGTTCTTTGCGCTTAGATTTGGCGTCAACCTCGGGGCAGGTTGGGGTGAACCGGTGGGGGTAAGCAATACCGCTGAGTGGTGGCCGAAGGAAAGACGCGGATTTGCTCTTGGCGCACACCACACCGGGTACCCGATCGGGTCGTTGTTGTCAGGCATAATGGCGGCGGCGGTGCTCAGCTGGTTCGGGCCTGAAGGCTGGTCGTATGCATTCTTTCTTGCCATTATCGTTGCTGTCCCGGTGATGCTCTTTTGGGCGAAGTACTCTACGCGGGACAAGATAGTCACGCTATACAAAGACTTCGATGCCAAGGGACTGACTAGGCCAGACGCAATTGAAAACCTGCAAGGCCACGCCAAGGGCCTTTTGAAAAGGACAGTGACGACTCCAGCTATCACAGTTACCGCAGTCACTACTCTGCTTACTCAGATCGTCTAG
- a CDS encoding MFS transporter, with protein sequence MGVNTVLPPYLYNIVGLSLAESAGLSVVFALTGIFGQIIWPTLSDRIGRKPTIIICGVWMAVSVAALYFATTSLLVVIVQLVFGLVANAVWPIYYAAASDSAPDGGTSTANGVITTAMFIGGGIAPVLIGRLVTMGGGWEASSGYVYCFLTMAGFALLGALVQAFVKQPSKLGV encoded by the coding sequence ATGGGGGTGAACACCGTGCTTCCTCCCTACCTCTATAATATCGTCGGACTCTCTCTGGCTGAGTCGGCTGGGCTCAGCGTCGTGTTCGCTCTGACTGGAATCTTCGGACAAATCATCTGGCCAACTCTGTCCGACAGAATTGGTCGGAAGCCGACCATCATCATCTGCGGTGTCTGGATGGCGGTGAGCGTTGCGGCCTTGTATTTTGCAACGACGTCTCTTCTGGTAGTGATCGTCCAACTGGTCTTCGGATTGGTTGCAAATGCTGTCTGGCCCATCTATTACGCGGCAGCGTCAGACTCTGCTCCAGACGGGGGTACATCGACAGCCAACGGTGTCATTACGACTGCAATGTTCATCGGTGGAGGAATTGCCCCTGTCCTTATCGGCCGACTCGTCACGATGGGCGGCGGCTGGGAAGCATCCTCGGGGTACGTCTATTGCTTCCTGACGATGGCAGGGTTTGCGCTGTTGGGGGCACTCGTTCAGGCCTTTGTGAAACAGCCCAGTAAGTTGGGCGTTTGA
- a CDS encoding LacI family DNA-binding transcriptional regulator has protein sequence MQKEPRDAASRSRVSAAQVARACGVSTATVSYVFNGKSGVSSAVRRQVIDTANELGYRSPLTSAKHNRSLTRVIGLIVPSMVNYMHMHWAQAIIEAADEEGFDVFVSTTGDDPERLAHVASTMSARNVDGVISTGGMRLDARSYGTLHSARIPVVNLSRRVEHADASFIGIDDGLAARELMTHVLGHGVTKIATVIGPRFSTASADRERAFIETASEHGITIPGAWKVSTRLHRNGGRIAAEELLGDSKNRPEAIVCGSDEVALGIIEHSVVNGISIPEELVVVGSDGLARSRSPLMGMTTIVQPVVEMAKQAFAVLLDHIGDPGSRVREVICQHHIHIGTSCGCNPETFNALSTHRE, from the coding sequence ATGCAAAAGGAGCCGCGAGATGCCGCGTCTCGCTCTCGCGTCTCCGCTGCTCAAGTGGCGCGTGCTTGCGGTGTATCGACTGCAACTGTCAGTTACGTCTTCAATGGGAAGTCCGGTGTCTCCTCAGCAGTAAGACGACAGGTCATCGACACGGCCAATGAACTCGGCTATCGGTCGCCTCTGACTTCCGCGAAGCACAATCGATCTCTGACCCGGGTGATCGGATTGATTGTCCCGTCAATGGTCAATTACATGCACATGCATTGGGCTCAGGCCATCATTGAAGCTGCCGACGAGGAAGGCTTTGACGTCTTCGTATCGACTACGGGAGATGACCCGGAACGGCTGGCACACGTCGCTTCAACTATGTCCGCACGGAACGTCGATGGTGTCATTTCGACGGGAGGAATGCGACTGGACGCTCGTTCATACGGAACATTGCACAGCGCCCGCATACCGGTCGTCAATCTCTCACGCCGGGTCGAACATGCCGACGCAAGCTTCATCGGCATCGATGACGGACTTGCGGCGAGAGAACTGATGACGCATGTCCTCGGTCACGGCGTCACCAAGATTGCAACTGTGATCGGCCCTCGATTCTCGACCGCTTCTGCAGATAGGGAGCGAGCTTTCATTGAAACTGCTTCTGAGCACGGCATCACTATCCCGGGTGCATGGAAAGTGAGCACGCGTCTGCACCGCAACGGAGGAAGAATTGCTGCGGAGGAACTCCTCGGTGATTCGAAGAATCGGCCCGAAGCTATTGTCTGCGGTTCCGACGAAGTGGCGTTGGGGATCATTGAACATTCTGTTGTCAACGGGATCAGCATTCCTGAGGAACTGGTTGTAGTCGGCAGCGACGGTCTTGCGCGTTCTCGTTCCCCGCTGATGGGGATGACGACGATTGTTCAACCGGTAGTGGAAATGGCAAAACAAGCGTTCGCAGTTCTGCTGGACCACATTGGAGACCCTGGGTCTCGGGTACGTGAGGTTATCTGCCAACACCACATCCACATAGGGACCAGCTGCGGATGCAATCCCGAAACATTCAACGCACTGAGTACACACAGGGAATGA